A single Arcobacter sp. FWKO B DNA region contains:
- a CDS encoding diguanylate cyclase encodes MKIARNFINRYTILVIAIIFYIFLVYVFYYQTKSYTITKSQEKIEDLLLNVQALRSFNSNYQKEEVYKLQSLGYIYDGYFSPELLSSTYVSKEVNKIYNDLRIAQNKAPIIIRFASSNPRNPDNLASTKEDEILELFNNKTISEYTQIIKTSDGEAIYYAVPTKVTTAECVKCHSDPSYAPADLVKIYGDTAGFYEHNGNIRALLSTIYPIKDELKVGKFYFYMFSLTTLFVFVIIGALSHKFLNIIDEKQNELEDINKSLEDKVQEQTKELEQKSEYLNLIFDSSPNIILVSDGHNLVFANKTFFELFNKCDNIDDFKKYFVSIDNFIASHHISDMEDKDFDINNFIDKNNKLSFILNNKEYYFNMTTTKIHFNSDVLFLHILADITELETTKKALEEISIKDELTGLYNRRYFNKIYEQEIHRAIRANEYISFAILDIDYFKNYNDTLGHIAGDNALKEVAKVLANSFNRSSDYVFRMGGEEFSIIMVGVEPEKSLQYIHQLQDNIKNIKIPHPSSDISSYLTVSIGLFVSKVWLSEDVDFYKEADYLLYKAKLDRNCIQTNI; translated from the coding sequence TTGAAGATAGCCAGAAATTTTATAAATAGATATACTATATTAGTTATAGCAATTATTTTTTATATATTTTTAGTTTATGTTTTTTATTATCAAACTAAAAGTTATACTATAACAAAATCTCAAGAAAAAATAGAAGATTTACTTCTTAATGTGCAAGCATTAAGAAGTTTTAATTCAAACTACCAAAAAGAAGAAGTTTACAAACTCCAATCTCTTGGGTATATTTATGATGGATATTTTTCTCCAGAACTTTTATCTTCAACATATGTATCCAAAGAAGTTAATAAAATCTATAATGACTTAAGAATAGCTCAAAATAAAGCTCCTATTATCATAAGATTTGCTTCTTCAAATCCTAGAAATCCAGATAATCTTGCATCCACAAAAGAGGATGAAATACTAGAACTTTTTAATAATAAAACAATAAGTGAATATACACAAATTATCAAAACATCTGACGGTGAAGCTATATATTATGCCGTGCCAACAAAAGTAACCACAGCTGAGTGTGTAAAGTGTCACAGTGATCCATCTTATGCACCAGCAGACTTGGTGAAGATATATGGAGATACAGCAGGTTTTTATGAGCACAATGGAAATATAAGAGCTTTATTATCGACAATATATCCAATAAAAGATGAGTTAAAAGTAGGAAAGTTCTATTTTTATATGTTTTCTTTAACTACCCTTTTTGTATTTGTGATTATTGGTGCTTTATCACATAAGTTTTTAAATATTATTGATGAAAAGCAAAATGAACTTGAAGATATTAATAAATCACTAGAAGATAAGGTTCAAGAGCAAACAAAAGAGCTTGAACAAAAAAGTGAATATCTAAATCTAATATTTGATTCTTCACCAAATATTATCTTAGTAAGTGATGGACATAATTTAGTATTTGCTAACAAAACTTTTTTTGAACTCTTTAATAAATGTGATAACATAGATGATTTCAAAAAATATTTTGTTTCAATAGATAATTTTATCGCAAGTCATCATATTTCTGATATGGAAGATAAGGATTTTGATATAAATAATTTTATAGACAAAAACAATAAGCTATCATTTATTTTAAACAATAAAGAGTACTATTTTAATATGACCACCACTAAAATACATTTTAATAGTGATGTACTATTTTTACATATTTTAGCTGATATTACGGAGTTAGAAACTACTAAAAAAGCATTAGAAGAGATCTCTATAAAAGATGAATTAACAGGACTATATAATAGAAGATATTTTAACAAAATATATGAACAAGAGATTCATAGAGCAATAAGAGCAAATGAATATATCTCTTTTGCAATATTAGATATAGATTATTTCAAAAATTATAATGATACTTTAGGACATATTGCTGGAGATAATGCTCTTAAAGAAGTTGCGAAAGTTTTAGCAAACTCTTTTAATAGAAGTAGTGATTATGTATTTAGGATGGGTGGAGAAGAGTTTAGTATTATTATGGTTGGTGTTGAGCCAGAAAAGTCTTTACAATATATACATCAACTTCAAGACAATATCAAAAATATTAAAATACCACATCCATCAAGTGATATATCATCATATTTGACAGTATCTATTGGTTTATTTGTGTCTAAAGTATGGCTAAGTGAGGATGTTGATTTTTATAAAGAAGCTGATTACTTATTGTACAAAGCAAAATTAGATAGAAATTGTATACAAACAAATATATAA
- a CDS encoding c-type cytochrome has translation MRFLKLATATLLATSLYASSTSSDCVCFKLEGEMGAELKALIEKYHGELAHIKSDSTSSEAKGISLFTVTEKKAITKAELTEVGKNLYTNRCAVCHGDSGQKRAYGKSRALNSLSNDDIVQAIRGYKGGTYDRGMGFLMSPFSNISEEEVQGVYEYLQTLK, from the coding sequence ATGAGATTTTTAAAATTGGCAACGGCTACTTTACTAGCAACATCACTTTATGCATCTAGTACATCAAGTGATTGTGTATGTTTTAAACTTGAGGGTGAAATGGGTGCAGAATTAAAAGCACTTATAGAGAAATATCATGGTGAACTAGCTCATATAAAAAGTGATAGTACTTCAAGCGAAGCTAAAGGTATATCACTATTTACAGTAACAGAGAAAAAAGCTATTACAAAAGCTGAACTTACAGAAGTTGGTAAAAACCTTTATACAAACAGATGTGCAGTATGTCATGGTGATAGTGGACAAAAAAGAGCTTATGGTAAATCAAGAGCCCTTAATAGCCTTTCAAATGATGATATAGTTCAAGCTATCAGAGGATACAAAGGTGGAACATATGATAGAGGTATGGGATTTTTGATGAGTCCATTTTCTAATATCAGTGAAGAAGAAGTTCAAGGTGTATACGAATACCTTCAAACACTAAAATAA
- a CDS encoding homoserine dehydrogenase, with protein MLKIAIIGVGTVGSSVIKILKDNKEIIKARAGVEIVPVCGVVNNLSKLRDVDIPLTDDVNEVLNDESIDLIVELMGGVEKPYQIVKSALEKGKSVVTANKALLAYHRYELEAIAGEVPFEFEASVAGGIPIINALREGLSANHILSIKGIINGTCNFILTKMINEGASFEDVLKEAQELGYAEANPTFDVGGFDAAHKLLILASIAYGIDAKPEDILIEGIQNITPCDIDFANEFNYSIKLLGIAKKRGKLVELRVHPVLIPNTQMIAKVDGVMNGISVVGDKVGETMYYGAGAGGDATASAVIANIIDIARRGKGSPMLGFNKPLESGLSLAEKNDIETKYYIRLKVVDKTGVLASVASILSGFDISIEKILQKPLESGFSNLLLATHTAKEIDVLQALEKIESLDFIQEKPAMIRIEA; from the coding sequence ATGTTAAAAATTGCAATCATTGGAGTTGGAACTGTTGGAAGCAGTGTAATCAAAATACTTAAAGATAATAAAGAGATTATCAAAGCTAGAGCTGGGGTAGAAATTGTTCCTGTTTGTGGTGTTGTTAATAATCTATCAAAACTTAGAGATGTTGATATTCCACTTACTGATGATGTAAACGAAGTACTAAATGATGAAAGTATTGATTTAATAGTTGAACTTATGGGTGGAGTTGAAAAGCCATACCAAATTGTAAAAAGTGCACTTGAAAAAGGTAAATCAGTAGTAACAGCCAATAAAGCACTTTTAGCATATCATAGATATGAATTAGAGGCAATTGCTGGTGAAGTCCCTTTTGAGTTTGAAGCGAGTGTAGCTGGTGGGATTCCTATTATAAATGCACTTCGTGAGGGACTAAGTGCAAACCATATTTTATCAATCAAAGGGATAATAAACGGTACTTGTAATTTTATACTTACAAAAATGATAAATGAGGGTGCTAGTTTTGAAGATGTACTAAAAGAAGCTCAAGAGCTTGGATATGCTGAAGCTAATCCAACTTTTGATGTGGGTGGATTTGACGCAGCACATAAACTTCTTATTTTGGCAAGTATAGCTTATGGGATAGATGCAAAACCTGAAGATATTTTAATAGAAGGCATTCAAAATATTACACCTTGTGATATAGATTTTGCAAATGAATTTAATTATTCTATTAAGCTTCTTGGTATTGCAAAAAAAAGAGGCAAATTAGTTGAACTTAGAGTTCACCCTGTTCTTATACCAAATACACAAATGATAGCGAAAGTTGATGGTGTAATGAATGGAATAAGTGTTGTTGGTGATAAAGTTGGTGAAACTATGTATTATGGTGCTGGTGCTGGTGGTGATGCAACTGCTAGTGCTGTTATTGCAAATATTATAGATATTGCAAGAAGGGGTAAAGGTTCACCTATGCTTGGTTTTAACAAACCTCTAGAAAGTGGCTTAAGCCTTGCAGAAAAAAATGACATTGAAACAAAATACTATATAAGACTAAAAGTAGTTGATAAGACTGGTGTACTAGCTAGTGTAGCATCAATCCTTTCTGGTTTTGATATTTCAATAGAAAAAATATTACAAAAACCTCTTGAAAGTGGATTCTCAAATCTTTTACTTGCTACACATACAGCAAAAGAGATTGATGTTCTTCAAGCATTAGAAAAAATCGAGAGTCTTGATTTTATTCAAGAAAAACCTGCAATGATAAGGATTGAAGCATAA
- a CDS encoding LL-diaminopimelate aminotransferase, with protein MFNEIDFERLKRLPNYVFAVVNDLKMEARRAGEDVIDFSMGNPDGPTPKHIVDKLVEVAQKPKAHRYSASAGIYKLRLAICNWYKRKYGVELDPDTEAVATIGSKEGYVHLVEAIVNVGDVAVVPDPTYPIHSYAFMLAGAAVHKMELSFNDRYEVDEDLFFERLQKTINESIPRVKFVVVNFPHNPSSAVVTPAFYERIVAMAKKERFYIISDIAYADLAFDGYETPSILSVPGAKDVAVESYTLSKSYNMAGWRVGFVVGNPRLVNALKRIKSWLDYGMFTPIQVAATVALDGPQECVEEIRQTYQKRRDVMVEAFREAGWELNSPKASMFIWAKIPQSKAHLKSLEFSKELLTQAKVAVSPGIGFGHYGDDYVRIALIENEKRIRQAAKNIKKYLKA; from the coding sequence GTGTTTAATGAAATTGATTTTGAAAGATTGAAGAGACTTCCAAATTATGTCTTTGCAGTAGTGAATGATTTGAAAATGGAAGCAAGAAGAGCTGGTGAAGATGTAATAGACTTTTCTATGGGAAATCCTGATGGTCCTACACCAAAACATATAGTTGATAAACTTGTAGAAGTTGCTCAAAAACCAAAAGCTCATAGATACTCAGCTTCTGCTGGTATATATAAACTTAGACTTGCTATTTGTAACTGGTACAAAAGAAAATATGGAGTTGAATTAGATCCTGATACAGAAGCTGTTGCAACAATAGGTTCTAAAGAGGGTTATGTTCACTTAGTTGAAGCTATAGTAAATGTCGGTGATGTTGCTGTTGTTCCTGATCCAACATACCCTATCCACTCTTATGCGTTTATGCTTGCAGGTGCAGCGGTACATAAAATGGAGCTAAGTTTCAATGACAGATATGAAGTTGATGAAGATTTATTTTTTGAAAGATTACAAAAAACAATTAACGAAAGTATTCCTAGAGTAAAATTTGTTGTAGTAAATTTCCCACACAACCCTTCAAGTGCAGTTGTAACACCTGCATTTTATGAAAGAATTGTAGCAATGGCAAAAAAAGAGAGATTTTATATCATAAGCGATATAGCATATGCTGATCTTGCTTTTGATGGATATGAAACTCCTTCAATACTAAGTGTTCCAGGGGCTAAAGATGTTGCAGTTGAGAGTTATACATTAAGTAAAAGTTACAATATGGCAGGATGGAGAGTTGGTTTTGTGGTTGGAAATCCAAGACTTGTAAATGCACTAAAAAGAATTAAATCATGGTTAGATTATGGTATGTTTACACCAATTCAAGTAGCTGCAACAGTTGCACTTGATGGGCCACAAGAGTGTGTTGAAGAGATAAGACAAACTTACCAAAAAAGAAGAGATGTTATGGTAGAAGCATTCCGTGAAGCTGGATGGGAATTAAATTCTCCAAAAGCAAGTATGTTTATATGGGCTAAAATTCCACAATCAAAAGCACATTTAAAATCACTCGAATTTTCTAAAGAACTATTAACACAAGCTAAAGTTGCAGTAAGTCCTGGAATTGGATTTGGACATTATGGTGATGATTATGTAAGAATTGCTTTAATTGAAAATGAAAAAAGAATTCGCCAAGCAGCAAAAAATATAAAAAAATATTTAAAAGCATAA
- the rlmB gene encoding 23S rRNA (guanosine(2251)-2'-O)-methyltransferase RlmB produces MIIYGKQIVLFVLEKHPHLIEEVLLGKEIDKKLFSKFAKLNKPIIKLDAKKAQALAHGGNHQGFFLNISDIGFANINDLKKSKFLVILDGLTDVGNIGAIIRTSYALGVDGVIVTGIRDLKLEAIIRSSAGAALDMPILNHFDISDLINQLKFEKFSVIGADMDGENIKNFKQNLHKIALVVGNEGSGIQNKVLKKLDYKISIKMAREFDSLNVSSATAILVHHLKD; encoded by the coding sequence ATGATAATATATGGTAAACAAATCGTACTATTTGTACTAGAAAAACACCCGCATCTAATAGAAGAAGTATTACTCGGCAAAGAGATCGATAAAAAGTTGTTTTCTAAATTTGCAAAGCTTAATAAACCTATTATTAAACTTGACGCTAAAAAAGCTCAAGCATTAGCTCATGGTGGTAATCATCAAGGCTTTTTCTTAAATATATCAGATATAGGTTTTGCAAATATAAATGATCTAAAAAAATCTAAATTTTTAGTCATATTAGATGGGCTTACTGATGTTGGTAATATTGGTGCTATTATAAGAACTTCATATGCACTTGGTGTTGATGGCGTTATTGTTACAGGAATAAGAGATTTAAAACTTGAAGCAATCATAAGAAGTAGTGCAGGAGCAGCTTTGGATATGCCAATATTAAACCATTTTGATATAAGTGATTTGATAAATCAATTAAAATTTGAAAAATTTTCAGTCATTGGTGCAGATATGGATGGTGAAAATATAAAGAACTTTAAACAAAATTTACATAAAATAGCGCTTGTAGTTGGTAATGAAGGTAGTGGTATACAAAATAAAGTCTTAAAAAAACTTGATTATAAAATATCAATTAAAATGGCTAGAGAATTTGACTCACTAAATGTATCTAGTGCTACTGCTATTTTGGTACATCATTTAAAGGATTGA
- the rsmI gene encoding 16S rRNA (cytidine(1402)-2'-O)-methyltransferase, whose product MITFVPTPIGNLEDISYRTIKVLEGAEVLLCEDTRVTKRLLHLISDKLSITFNQKDFISVHSHNESSFLETLKNMDLSKNIVYLSDAGMPCISDPGAKIVNFCIQNNIQYDVLPGANALLCAYAMSGFEEKEFLFYGFLPHKEQNRLQELKNILNMGYNTILYESPKRVLILLKELLSIDKDRTIFLAKELTKLYQSTYKGSVQELYNNLKSVDIKGEWVVVIQGLHNDGNLLDFDDIKDLDMPPKQKAKLIAKLKGITPKVAYEEFLDKINK is encoded by the coding sequence GTGATAACTTTTGTACCTACTCCAATAGGAAACCTTGAGGATATTTCATATCGTACTATCAAGGTTTTAGAAGGTGCAGAAGTTTTACTTTGTGAAGATACAAGAGTCACAAAACGACTTTTGCATCTAATTTCTGACAAACTTTCTATAACATTCAATCAAAAAGACTTTATCTCTGTCCACTCTCACAATGAGAGCTCCTTTTTAGAAACTCTAAAAAATATGGATTTATCAAAAAATATTGTATACCTTAGTGATGCTGGTATGCCTTGTATAAGTGATCCAGGTGCTAAAATAGTGAACTTTTGTATCCAAAACAATATACAATATGATGTACTTCCAGGTGCAAATGCCCTACTTTGTGCATATGCAATGAGTGGATTTGAAGAGAAAGAATTTTTATTTTATGGATTTTTACCCCATAAAGAACAAAATAGACTACAAGAACTAAAAAATATCCTGAATATGGGATATAACACAATTTTATATGAATCTCCAAAAAGAGTGTTAATACTTTTAAAAGAGCTACTATCAATAGATAAAGATAGAACTATATTTTTGGCAAAAGAACTAACAAAACTTTACCAAAGTACATATAAAGGGAGTGTTCAAGAGCTTTATAATAATCTAAAATCTGTTGATATAAAAGGTGAATGGGTTGTTGTAATACAAGGATTACATAATGATGGTAATCTGCTAGACTTTGATGATATAAAAGATTTGGATATGCCTCCAAAACAAAAAGCAAAATTAATAGCTAAATTAAAAGGGATAACTCCAAAAGTTGCTTATGAGGAATTTTTGGATAAAATAAACAAATGA
- the rpmE gene encoding 50S ribosomal protein L31 codes for MKKDIHPDYKACTVSCACGNTFETKSNSESLRVDICSSCHPFFTGEQKMVDAAGRVEKFKAKYAMK; via the coding sequence ATGAAAAAAGACATTCACCCAGATTACAAAGCTTGTACAGTTAGTTGTGCATGTGGAAACACTTTTGAAACTAAATCAAATAGTGAATCATTAAGAGTAGATATTTGTTCATCTTGCCACCCATTTTTCACAGGTGAGCAAAAAATGGTTGATGCTGCAGGTAGAGTTGAGAAATTCAAAGCTAAATATGCAATGAAATAA
- the miaA gene encoding tRNA (adenosine(37)-N6)-dimethylallyltransferase MiaA, which yields MKQIAIIGTTASGKSALSIEVALKTDSIILSLDSLSVYKEIDIASAKPTKDEMQGILHFGIDVVYPSYQFGIMDFIDCYNEAYHYALTHNKNLIITGGSSFYLKSLIDGLSINEYPTTNQKIDISHQEAYDMLVEIDPTYMLKIDKNDTYRIEKAYNIYKSSNMSPSLFFENYKKIPIIKDIDIFEIEWDIELLRQRINLRTIKMIEDGLIDEVIYLEKKYPRNLNSMKSIGIIETLDYLDGKSTKKELLDLISIHTAQLAKKQRTFNKTQLPTHTKDSLSNIKKAIFKNFLV from the coding sequence ATGAAACAAATAGCTATAATAGGAACCACTGCTTCAGGTAAAAGTGCACTAAGCATAGAAGTAGCACTTAAAACTGACTCTATAATACTTTCTCTTGATTCACTTAGCGTATATAAAGAAATAGATATCGCTTCAGCAAAACCAACAAAAGATGAGATGCAAGGCATTTTACATTTTGGTATAGATGTGGTATACCCATCATATCAATTTGGTATTATGGATTTTATTGATTGTTATAATGAAGCATACCACTACGCCCTAACTCATAACAAAAATTTGATAATTACAGGTGGTAGTAGTTTTTATCTAAAATCACTCATAGATGGGTTGAGCATTAATGAATACCCAACGACAAATCAGAAAATTGATATTTCTCACCAAGAGGCTTATGATATGCTAGTAGAGATTGACCCTACTTATATGTTAAAAATAGATAAAAATGATACATATAGAATTGAAAAAGCATACAATATATATAAATCCTCCAATATGTCACCATCACTTTTTTTTGAAAATTATAAGAAAATACCTATTATTAAAGATATTGATATTTTTGAAATAGAGTGGGATATAGAGCTACTTAGGCAACGAATCAACTTAAGAACTATAAAAATGATTGAAGATGGGCTTATTGATGAAGTGATATATCTAGAAAAAAAATACCCTAGAAATCTTAACTCTATGAAATCAATAGGAATTATCGAAACATTGGATTATCTTGATGGCAAAAGTACTAAAAAAGAGTTGCTTGATCTAATATCAATACATACTGCTCAACTAGCCAAAAAGCAAAGAACTTTTAATAAAACTCAACTCCCAACACACACTAAAGATTCTCTTAGTAATATTAAAAAAGCTATTTTTAAGAATTTTTTGGTATAA
- the folE gene encoding GTP cyclohydrolase I FolE, producing MNKTLDEQQKFEEAIKYILEYVGEDVSREGLVKTPSRVRKAYEFMCEGYAQDPQEILSSAMFSTTNDEMVVVKDIEFYSMCEHHILPIIGKAHIAYIPDGKVVGLSKIPRVVNVFARRLQIQEQMTEQIADAISQAINPKGVAVVLDARHMCMEMRGVQKINSTTVTSALRGLFKENKKTKDEFMSIISSSFNK from the coding sequence TTGAATAAAACATTAGATGAACAACAAAAGTTTGAAGAAGCTATCAAATATATATTAGAATATGTTGGAGAAGATGTTAGTCGAGAGGGCTTAGTCAAGACCCCTTCAAGAGTCCGAAAAGCATATGAATTTATGTGTGAAGGTTATGCCCAAGATCCTCAAGAAATATTAAGCTCAGCAATGTTTAGTACTACCAACGATGAGATGGTAGTAGTAAAAGATATAGAATTTTATTCTATGTGCGAACACCATATATTGCCTATTATTGGAAAAGCTCATATTGCTTATATACCTGATGGTAAAGTAGTAGGTCTTAGTAAGATTCCAAGAGTCGTAAATGTATTTGCAAGACGACTTCAAATACAAGAACAAATGACAGAACAAATAGCAGATGCAATAAGTCAAGCTATAAATCCAAAAGGTGTAGCAGTAGTTCTTGATGCAAGACATATGTGTATGGAAATGAGAGGTGTACAAAAAATCAACTCAACAACTGTCACTTCAGCACTTCGTGGGCTTTTCAAAGAAAATAAGAAAACTAAAGATGAGTTTATGAGTATTATTTCATCATCTTTTAACAAGTAA
- a CDS encoding type II secretion system F family protein: protein MKYKITYLKDGKIKHSIIKANSKEDISLSYDIISIKEYSKFKLPTIKTNNHDILFKELGVILNSSLSFSDGINLLLKNTQNSYHKEILSDINQALNSGKQVDIALEKHKKTIGILPILFFKIGFLSGDIKQAIQNLNLILEISNKSKKMVLTAITYPIIVTIFLFLALLIIFNIVVPQFEILYIQFNSNLPFATKLLLSTKDTFVNYGFIFLLLLLVFTLIINFKIKTSFDFKLKMDKILFNKIPLVSKIISLWNIHRFFLILSSLLDSKYSFVQSLQNAQLISTNSFVLSKLQMIEKDIQSGSMIHKAFEKSELFDELCYKLIYSGEISNTIPQITKELENIYKSKLEERIKSFSSLIEPVFLLFIAVIIMWLVLALMLPIWEMGNIIR, encoded by the coding sequence ATGAAGTATAAAATCACATATTTAAAAGATGGAAAGATAAAACACTCCATAATCAAAGCAAATTCAAAAGAGGACATATCACTTTCTTATGATATTATATCAATAAAAGAATACTCTAAATTTAAGTTGCCAACTATAAAAACAAATAATCATGATATACTTTTTAAAGAACTAGGAGTAATATTAAATTCTAGCTTAAGTTTTAGTGATGGTATCAATTTACTTCTAAAAAATACACAAAACAGCTATCATAAAGAGATTTTAAGTGATATAAATCAAGCACTAAATAGTGGAAAACAAGTTGATATAGCACTTGAAAAGCACAAGAAAACCATCGGTATTTTACCAATACTTTTTTTTAAAATAGGTTTTTTAAGCGGTGATATAAAGCAAGCTATTCAAAATCTAAATCTAATTTTAGAGATCTCAAATAAAAGTAAAAAAATGGTTTTAACTGCTATCACTTATCCAATAATAGTAACAATATTTTTATTCTTGGCACTACTTATAATTTTTAATATTGTTGTTCCACAGTTTGAGATATTGTATATACAATTTAACTCAAATCTACCTTTTGCTACTAAACTTCTCCTTTCCACAAAAGATACCTTTGTAAACTATGGCTTTATTTTTTTGTTGTTATTATTGGTTTTTACTTTGATAATTAACTTTAAAATCAAAACCTCTTTTGATTTTAAACTAAAAATGGATAAAATACTTTTTAATAAAATACCACTTGTTAGTAAAATTATTTCCCTTTGGAATATACATCGCTTTTTTCTGATATTAAGTAGCTTACTTGATTCAAAATATAGCTTTGTTCAATCACTTCAAAATGCACAATTGATTTCTACAAATAGTTTTGTATTAAGCAAATTACAAATGATTGAAAAAGATATTCAAAGTGGTAGTATGATACACAAAGCTTTTGAAAAGTCAGAGCTTTTTGATGAACTTTGTTACAAACTTATATATAGTGGTGAAATAAGCAATACTATACCCCAAATAACAAAAGAGTTAGAAAATATATACAAATCAAAACTTGAAGAAAGAATAAAATCGTTCTCTTCTTTGATTGAACCTGTTTTTTTACTTTTTATAGCTGTTATTATTATGTGGTTAGTATTAGCTTTAATGTTACCAATATGGGAAATGGGAAACATTATTAGGTAA
- a CDS encoding GspE/PulE family protein — protein MRDCKLKDIYIDYSISTKFDYNILTQYLFLPIEENELFIKIATTLLSNIDLIQSISHKLIKPVIFEEKELLFELNHLKIKQNLFNISEQIMKNSSKENLVNIFIQNIVAFAIEKHGSDIHLENTSTSFSCKIRVDGVLINFFKFDSTLAPIISSILKLYSNLDITQRRLPQNGRFTLTELNDYDFRISTMPTINGESIVIRILQKNFDKFDLSKIGFNDIALEIIKQKISLSSGMILVTGPTGSGKTTTLYSIIKELKQTNKKIITIEDPVEYKIDDITQISLNYELNLTYSEILKNILRQDPDILLIGEIRDALSLKSAITAAMTGHLVLATLHTNDAISTIHRLLDLESESFLIASVLKCVIAQRLVRILCQHCNNSNQTGCKECNNTGFKSRTIISEVLDISNDFSNLISKKATYNEMYENAINSGFTTIYQDGLNKISKNITTKDELLFAIQS, from the coding sequence GTGAGAGATTGTAAGTTAAAAGATATTTATATTGATTACAGTATATCTACTAAATTTGATTATAACATTCTAACACAATACTTATTTCTACCTATCGAAGAAAATGAACTATTTATCAAAATAGCAACTACACTTTTATCTAATATTGATTTGATACAATCTATTTCCCATAAACTAATCAAGCCTGTAATTTTTGAAGAAAAAGAGCTTTTATTTGAACTAAATCATTTAAAAATAAAACAAAATCTTTTTAATATATCAGAACAAATTATGAAAAATAGTTCAAAAGAAAATCTTGTAAATATATTCATACAAAATATAGTAGCTTTTGCTATAGAAAAACATGGTAGTGATATACATCTTGAAAATACTTCCACCTCATTTAGTTGTAAAATTAGAGTAGATGGTGTATTAATTAACTTTTTTAAATTTGACTCTACTTTAGCACCTATAATTAGCTCTATTTTAAAACTCTATTCAAATCTAGATATAACTCAACGCCGTCTTCCTCAAAATGGGCGATTTACATTAACAGAGCTTAATGATTATGATTTTAGAATCTCAACAATGCCTACTATTAATGGTGAGTCTATAGTTATAAGAATATTACAGAAGAATTTTGATAAATTTGATTTAAGTAAAATTGGCTTTAATGATATTGCATTAGAAATAATAAAACAAAAGATTTCTCTTTCTAGTGGCATGATACTAGTAACTGGTCCTACAGGAAGTGGTAAAACTACAACACTTTATTCAATTATCAAAGAACTAAAACAAACTAATAAAAAGATTATCACTATTGAAGATCCAGTTGAATATAAAATTGATGATATAACACAGATTTCACTCAATTATGAACTAAATCTTACTTATAGCGAAATCTTAAAAAATATTTTAAGACAAGATCCAGATATTCTTTTAATTGGAGAAATAAGAGATGCGTTATCTTTAAAGAGTGCTATAACAGCTGCAATGACTGGACATCTTGTCCTAGCTACACTTCATACCAATGATGCAATTAGTACTATTCATAGACTACTTGATCTAGAAAGTGAAAGTTTTTTGATAGCATCAGTACTAAAATGCGTGATAGCACAAAGACTTGTAAGAATATTATGCCAACATTGTAATAACTCCAATCAAACAGGTTGCAAAGAGTGCAATAACACAGGATTCAAATCTAGAACTATTATAAGTGAAGTATTAGATATCAGTAATGATTTTTCAAACCTAATATCAAAAAAAGCAACTTATAATGAGATGTATGAAAATGCCATAAATAGTGGATTTACGACTATCTATCAAGATGGATTAAATAAAATATCAAAAAATATTACAACAAAAGATGAGCTTTTGTTTGCAATTCAAAGCTAA